From Solibacillus sp. FSL W7-1464:
GGAAACCACGAATATTACGGTAACGAAATTCCGGAATTTAAGAAGGAAATGGCTGAGGCGAATGTTAAAGTTTTAATGGATGAAACAATTCTGGTGGCGAATCGTTTTTATTTAACAGGGCGGGAAGATGCGACAAATGCGAACCGCTTAGCTTTAAAAGAGATGCAGCCTGCAGATGGAAACCTGCCTTGGTTTGTCATGAACCATACACCGCTGGACTTGGATGAGCCAGCCCGTTTAGGTGTGGATTTTCATGTTTCCGGGCATACGCATCGCGGTCAAATGTGGCCAAACCATCTCATAACAGAAAGAGTTTTTGAGTTGGATTACGGTCTTCTTGAAAAAGAGCAGTTACATGCGCTTGTTTCGAGTGGCTTTGGTTTTTGGGGGCCTCCGACACGTATCGGCAGTCGCTCCGAATTATGGGTTATAGATGTAAAATTTAGCGAATAAGATTGCAAAAAGGGGAACGGAAAAATGGAATGGATTGAGCTTTTAAAAGCTTTAATTTTAGGGTTTGTCGAAGGGATGACCGAATTTGCGCCTGTTTCTTCAACAGGACATATGATTATTGTTGATGATATGTGGCTGCAAACAAAGGAATTTTTAGGATCCGGCTCGGCAAATACATTTAAAATCGTAATTCAGCTTGGATCGATATTGGCGGTTGTTTTCGTTATGTGGAAACGATTACTGAGTTTAGTTGGGTTATATAAATTAGAAGGCCAGAAAAAAACGCGTTTTAATCTGGGACATGTAATAGTCGGGATTATTCCTGCTGGTATTTTTGGTGTACTGTTTGAAGATTTTATCGATGAAAATTTATTCAGTATCAAAACCGTAATTATAGGATTGATTATCGGAGCGATCTTTATGATTATTGCCGATAAGTTTGGACCGGAAAAACCGTCAATTACATCGCTTGATGATATTTCGTACGGTAAAGCATTGAAAGTAGGGTTTATCCAATGTCTATCGCTTTGGCCAGGGTTTTCACGCTCAGGCTCAACGATTTCAGGCGGGGTACTGTTAGGGTTGGACCATAAAACAGCTGCGGACTTTACATTCATAATGGCCGTGCCGATTATGGCGGGGGCAAGCGGGTTGTCGCTTGTAAAAAACTGGGATCAAATTAACGCCGATCACTTTTGGTTTTATGTAGTCGGTTTTGTGAGCGCATTCGTATTTGCACTTATTTCGATTAAGTTCTTCCTGAAACTTATTTCTAAAGTAAAATTAACGCCATTCGCGATTTACCGAATTGTGCTGGCACTAATCTTAATTATCGTTTTAGCTGTTTAACAAGGAAAAGGAGCTGTCCGGAATTATCATCCGGGACTGCTCCTTTTTTGTGCTTATTTATTGAACAGATCAAATAATCCGCCGATGCCGCCTTCACCTGCGTCTTTACCGCCACCACCTTGTGAAACTGGTGCTGCAGCAAACACACGGCTTGCCAGACGGCTGAATGGCAATGATTGTACCCAAACCGTACCAGGACCGGAAAGCGTTGCAAAGAATAAACCTTCTCCACCGAATAAAGCCGTTTTAATGCCGCTTACCATTTCGATATCGTAATTTACATCTTGTGTCATCGCGACTAAACAGCCTGTATCAATGCGCAATGTTTCACCCGGCTGAAGTTTGCGTTCATAAATTGTACCGCCTGCATGTACAAAAGCCATACCGTCTCCTTCAAGCTTTTGCATAATGAATCCTTCACCACCAAAGAATCCCGTACCTAATTTTCTCTGGAATTCTACGCCAACCGATACACCTTTCGCCGCAGCTAAGAATGCATCTTTTTGACAGATGATTTTGCCGTCCAATTCGCTTAAGTTCATTGGGATGATTTTACCTGGATATGGAGAAGCGAAATACACTTTACGCTTACCCATGCCATTGTTAGTGAATGTCGTCATGAATAAGCTTTCACCTGTAATTAAACGTTTTCCTGCGCCAAGTAATTTCCCCATCAATCCGGAGCCCTGATTTGCCGAGCCATCACCGAAAACGGTTTCCATCTCAATTTGATCTTCCATCATCATTAAACTTCCTGCTTCCGCCACAACTGTTTCCTGCGGATCAAGCTCTACCTCTACAAACTGCATATCATCGCCGTGTAAGACGTAGTCGATTTCATGATTTTTCATTTTTATGTCTCCTTATTCAATTTAATATTTACAATAATAGATACGCTTGAAGATTCCAAAAGTTTCAAAAAGACGAAAATAATATTTGTCACCGAATAATATTATTCTGTTATTCTTTTTGAGGAAAAAAAGGAATAAAGTAGAGAATGTCGAA
This genomic window contains:
- a CDS encoding undecaprenyl-diphosphate phosphatase codes for the protein MEWIELLKALILGFVEGMTEFAPVSSTGHMIIVDDMWLQTKEFLGSGSANTFKIVIQLGSILAVVFVMWKRLLSLVGLYKLEGQKKTRFNLGHVIVGIIPAGIFGVLFEDFIDENLFSIKTVIIGLIIGAIFMIIADKFGPEKPSITSLDDISYGKALKVGFIQCLSLWPGFSRSGSTISGGVLLGLDHKTAADFTFIMAVPIMAGASGLSLVKNWDQINADHFWFYVVGFVSAFVFALISIKFFLKLISKVKLTPFAIYRIVLALILIIVLAV
- a CDS encoding TIGR00266 family protein codes for the protein MKNHEIDYVLHGDDMQFVEVELDPQETVVAEAGSLMMMEDQIEMETVFGDGSANQGSGLMGKLLGAGKRLITGESLFMTTFTNNGMGKRKVYFASPYPGKIIPMNLSELDGKIICQKDAFLAAAKGVSVGVEFQRKLGTGFFGGEGFIMQKLEGDGMAFVHAGGTIYERKLQPGETLRIDTGCLVAMTQDVNYDIEMVSGIKTALFGGEGLFFATLSGPGTVWVQSLPFSRLASRVFAAAPVSQGGGGKDAGEGGIGGLFDLFNK